A stretch of Mesorhizobium sp. M2A.F.Ca.ET.046.03.2.1 DNA encodes these proteins:
- a CDS encoding RNA pyrophosphohydrolase — MAKTIDPETLPYRPCVGLMILNKAGLVWVGHRIAEPDSEFAGTTQLWQMPQGGIDKGEEPIEAAGRELYEETGMRSVSLLAEAPHWINYDLPPHLVGVAFKGRYRGQTQKWFAYRFEGDESEIAINPPPGGHTAEFDEWAWRPMRELPELIVPFKRKVYEQVVEAFQHLVR; from the coding sequence ATGGCCAAGACGATCGATCCCGAAACGCTGCCTTATCGTCCCTGCGTCGGGCTGATGATCCTCAACAAGGCCGGCCTGGTCTGGGTCGGGCACCGCATCGCCGAGCCGGACAGCGAGTTTGCCGGCACCACGCAGCTCTGGCAGATGCCGCAAGGTGGCATCGACAAGGGCGAGGAGCCGATCGAGGCCGCGGGCCGCGAACTCTATGAGGAAACCGGCATGCGCAGCGTGTCGCTGCTTGCCGAGGCGCCGCACTGGATCAATTACGACCTGCCGCCGCATCTGGTCGGCGTCGCCTTCAAGGGCCGCTATCGTGGCCAGACGCAGAAATGGTTCGCCTACCGCTTCGAGGGCGATGAGAGCGAGATCGCAATCAATCCGCCGCCCGGCGGCCACACGGCCGAATTCGACGAATGGGCCTGGCGGCCGATGCGCGAGCTGCCCGAGCTGATCGTACCGTTCAAGCGCAAGGTCTATGAGCAGGTTGTGGAGGCATTCCAGCATCTTGTTCGCTAG
- a CDS encoding murein hydrolase activator EnvC codes for MSEGWYPIIRAWRSRCGLTLVAAVVALGPVRATENTLDAAPDPDQSRTEYEQVSKEITLSSERLAKLAADIASVRKDYASITAALIQSAMTEQKLGQDIEDIGAKLEGLKDEEQKLRASLMARRDVLAEVLGALQRMGLNPPPAILVKPEDALSSVRSAILLGAVVPELRQQTDRLMADLKEQTRVTASIEAERARLTAAVTDQTAEKKRLTMLLEAKKKLQADTQTAMAAEQRHSQELAAKASSLKDLIASLEADKARKAQDQAKAGERKSTDSDTMASTTELAALPVPEANRLTGSAPFSALQGQIALPVIGKIKRRFGTDDGNGAAMQGDMVATQSGAIVTAPADGNVLYAGPFRSYGQLLILNAGDGYHVVLAGMSRISVATGQSVLAGEPIGAMGEARVASTSASRNENSASELYVEFRKDGKPVDPAPWWADRFSGRT; via the coding sequence ATGTCTGAAGGCTGGTACCCGATCATACGCGCCTGGCGCAGCCGCTGCGGCTTGACCCTTGTCGCCGCCGTGGTCGCGCTCGGGCCGGTCCGGGCGACCGAGAACACGCTGGACGCGGCGCCGGATCCCGATCAGAGCCGGACCGAATACGAGCAGGTCTCCAAGGAGATCACGCTGTCATCGGAGCGGCTGGCCAAGCTCGCCGCCGACATCGCCTCGGTGCGCAAGGATTATGCCTCGATCACCGCGGCGCTGATTCAGTCGGCTATGACGGAGCAGAAGCTTGGCCAGGACATCGAGGACATCGGCGCCAAGCTCGAAGGGCTGAAGGACGAGGAACAGAAGCTGCGCGCTTCACTCATGGCCCGGCGCGACGTGCTGGCCGAAGTGCTCGGCGCGCTGCAGCGCATGGGGCTCAATCCGCCGCCGGCGATCCTGGTCAAGCCGGAAGACGCGCTGTCGTCGGTGCGCAGCGCCATCCTGCTCGGCGCCGTGGTGCCGGAACTGCGCCAGCAGACCGACCGGCTGATGGCCGATCTCAAGGAGCAGACGCGGGTGACGGCCTCGATCGAGGCGGAACGGGCGCGGCTCACCGCCGCCGTCACGGACCAGACGGCGGAGAAGAAGCGGCTCACCATGCTGCTCGAGGCCAAGAAGAAGCTGCAGGCCGATACCCAGACCGCGATGGCGGCCGAGCAACGGCACTCGCAGGAGCTGGCGGCGAAGGCGAGCAGCCTCAAGGACCTGATCGCTTCGCTCGAAGCCGACAAGGCGCGCAAGGCGCAGGACCAGGCCAAGGCGGGCGAGCGGAAATCGACCGACAGCGACACGATGGCCTCGACGACCGAGCTCGCCGCGTTGCCGGTGCCGGAGGCCAACCGCCTCACGGGGTCGGCGCCGTTTTCAGCCTTGCAAGGCCAGATCGCGCTGCCGGTCATCGGCAAGATCAAGCGGCGTTTCGGCACCGACGATGGCAATGGCGCGGCGATGCAGGGCGACATGGTTGCGACACAATCGGGGGCCATCGTCACCGCACCGGCGGATGGAAACGTGCTTTATGCGGGGCCGTTTCGCAGCTACGGTCAACTCTTGATCCTCAATGCGGGCGATGGGTATCATGTCGTCCTGGCGGGGATGAGCAGAATCAGCGTCGCGACCGGACAGTCGGTGCTCGCAGGAGAGCCGATCGGCGCGATGGGAGAGGCCCGGGTGGCAAGCACCTCGGCCTCGCGGAATGAAAATTCGGCGTCGGAACTCTATGTCGAGTTCCGCAAGGATGGAAAACCCGTCGATCCGGCCCCATGGTGGGCGGATCGATTCTCTGGAAGGACGTGA
- a CDS encoding divergent polysaccharide deacetylase family protein produces the protein MAEIGKDIERPLGQKLQPKRRASRGISGGTLAAVLAVLAVIGVSGAIALRDKPFRKPQDVAVSTPKVVAAPTTPAPPAAPAPVAAATPQASTPMKSGGPQIIHVQTEEGDSPPKAAIVIRDPSTLGQNLKVAHIPDRALIEASETGPLPMRSADGRRPFDVYARPWSGARGARVAIVIGGLAVSQTGTQAAIAKLPAEVTLAFAPQGNSIGRWMQAARQSGHEIVMQVPLEPFDYPNVNPGRNTLTVSASADENLKSLHWALSRTTNYTGVMNYMGARFSADASAMEPFMAELGKRGLAYIDDGSSSRSVAPDLALKDGVPFVAGDMAIDAVQDRGEILKKLDSLEATARAKGSAVGIGSAFDITVDTVTSWITEAKKRGIEIVPISAVAIDPQKG, from the coding sequence TTGGCAGAAATCGGCAAGGATATCGAACGCCCGCTTGGACAGAAGCTCCAGCCCAAGCGGCGTGCTTCTCGCGGCATCAGCGGCGGCACGCTTGCCGCTGTGCTGGCCGTGCTTGCCGTGATCGGCGTTTCCGGCGCGATCGCATTGCGCGACAAGCCGTTCCGTAAACCGCAAGACGTGGCGGTTTCCACGCCGAAGGTTGTCGCGGCCCCCACCACACCCGCGCCGCCTGCCGCACCGGCTCCGGTTGCGGCCGCGACGCCGCAGGCCAGCACCCCGATGAAGAGCGGCGGGCCGCAGATCATCCACGTCCAGACCGAGGAGGGCGACAGCCCGCCGAAAGCGGCGATCGTCATCCGCGATCCCTCGACGCTCGGCCAGAACCTCAAGGTCGCCCACATCCCGGACCGGGCTTTGATCGAGGCCAGCGAGACCGGTCCGCTGCCGATGCGCTCCGCCGATGGCAGGCGGCCCTTCGACGTCTATGCGCGGCCGTGGTCGGGCGCGCGTGGCGCACGGGTGGCGATCGTCATCGGCGGGCTCGCCGTCTCGCAGACCGGCACGCAGGCCGCGATCGCCAAGCTGCCGGCCGAGGTGACGCTGGCCTTCGCGCCGCAAGGCAACAGCATCGGCCGCTGGATGCAGGCGGCGAGGCAGAGCGGGCATGAGATCGTCATGCAGGTGCCGCTAGAGCCGTTCGATTATCCCAACGTCAATCCCGGCCGCAACACGCTGACGGTGTCGGCCAGCGCGGACGAAAACCTGAAGAGCCTGCATTGGGCGCTGTCCAGGACCACGAACTATACCGGGGTCATGAACTATATGGGGGCGCGCTTCTCGGCCGACGCCTCGGCGATGGAGCCTTTCATGGCCGAGCTCGGCAAGCGGGGGCTGGCCTATATCGACGACGGCTCATCCTCGCGCAGCGTCGCCCCTGACCTGGCGCTGAAGGACGGCGTGCCGTTCGTCGCCGGCGACATGGCGATCGATGCCGTGCAGGACCGCGGCGAAATCCTGAAGAAGCTCGACAGTCTCGAAGCCACGGCGCGGGCCAAGGGCAGCGCAGTCGGCATCGGTTCGGCCTTCGACATCACCGTCGACACGGTTACGTCCTGGATCACTGAGGCGAAGAAGCGCGGCATCGAGATCGTGCCGATCTCGGCGGTGGCCATAGATCCGCAAAAGGGCTAA
- a CDS encoding S41 family peptidase: MMRKLSLLFAGALMGASAMSLVYGTPGSAANAAGSETYKQLAIFGDIFERVRANYVTPPDDKSLVENAINGMLASLDPHSSYMNAEQAQDMRVQTKGEFGGLGIEVTMENDLVKVITPIDDTPAAKAGVLAGDYIAKIDGEEVRGLTLNDAVEKMRGPVNTPIKLTILRQGADKPIELTVVRDIIKVKAVKYRVENDIGYMKITSFTEKTYDDLENAIENIKKQVPNDKLKGYVLDLRLNPGGLLDQAVSVSDAFLKRGEIVSTRGRDPKDVTRFDAKPKQVDDINGKPMIVLVNGGSASASEIVAGALQDLRRVTVVGTQSFGKGSVQTIIPLGENGALRLTTALYYTPSGKSIQGKGITPDIKVDQPLPPDLQGRDLTRGESDLKGHIKGADESSTGSGSAAYVPPDPKDDLQLIYAEQLLRGEKTDPAFPPNPDKAVLNQ, translated from the coding sequence ATGATGCGGAAACTGTCGCTTCTGTTTGCCGGCGCGCTGATGGGCGCATCGGCAATGAGCCTGGTCTACGGCACACCGGGTTCGGCGGCGAATGCTGCGGGTTCGGAAACCTACAAGCAGCTGGCGATCTTCGGCGACATCTTCGAGCGCGTGCGCGCGAACTATGTGACGCCGCCGGACGACAAGTCGCTGGTCGAGAACGCCATCAACGGCATGCTGGCCTCGCTTGACCCGCACTCCTCCTACATGAATGCCGAGCAGGCGCAGGACATGCGCGTGCAGACCAAGGGCGAGTTCGGCGGCCTCGGCATCGAGGTCACCATGGAGAACGACCTGGTCAAGGTGATCACGCCGATCGACGACACGCCGGCCGCCAAGGCGGGCGTGCTTGCCGGCGACTATATCGCCAAGATCGACGGCGAAGAGGTTCGCGGCCTGACCCTCAATGACGCGGTCGAGAAGATGCGCGGGCCGGTCAACACGCCGATCAAGCTCACCATTCTGCGCCAGGGCGCCGACAAGCCGATCGAGCTGACGGTGGTGCGCGACATCATCAAGGTCAAGGCGGTGAAGTACCGGGTCGAGAACGACATCGGCTACATGAAGATCACCTCCTTCACCGAAAAGACCTATGACGATCTCGAGAACGCCATCGAGAACATCAAGAAGCAGGTGCCGAACGACAAGCTGAAGGGCTATGTGCTCGATCTGCGCCTCAATCCGGGCGGCCTGCTCGACCAGGCGGTGAGCGTCTCGGACGCCTTCCTTAAGCGCGGTGAGATCGTTTCGACGCGCGGCCGCGATCCGAAGGACGTCACCCGCTTCGACGCCAAGCCGAAGCAGGTCGACGACATCAACGGCAAGCCGATGATCGTGCTGGTCAATGGCGGTTCGGCGAGCGCCTCGGAAATCGTCGCCGGCGCGCTGCAGGATCTGCGCCGCGTCACGGTGGTCGGCACGCAGTCCTTCGGCAAAGGCTCGGTGCAGACCATCATCCCGCTCGGCGAGAATGGCGCGCTCAGGCTGACGACCGCGCTCTATTACACACCGTCGGGCAAGTCGATCCAGGGCAAGGGCATCACGCCCGACATCAAGGTCGACCAGCCGCTGCCGCCGGATCTGCAGGGCCGCGACCTGACCCGTGGCGAATCCGACCTCAAGGGCCACATCAAGGGCGCCGACGAGAGCTCGACCGGTTCTGGCTCGGCCGCCTATGTGCCGCCGGATCCGAAGGATGATCTGCAGCTGATCTATGCCGAGCAGCTGCTGCGCGGCGAGAAGACCGACCCGGCCTTCCCGCCGAACCCGGACAAGGCCGTGCTGAACCAATAA
- the rsfS gene encoding ribosome silencing factor — translation MPSPAGISGNAAASLAIDTVLASLEDSKAENIVSIDIQGKSSLGDYMVIASGRSHRHVSAVADHLLKALKDAGLGNARVEGLASADWVLIDSGDIIVHVFRPEVREFYNLEKMWQAPDLEEETLH, via the coding sequence ATGCCTTCGCCGGCCGGGATCAGCGGCAACGCCGCCGCGAGCCTCGCCATCGACACAGTCCTTGCCAGTCTGGAAGACTCCAAGGCCGAAAACATCGTCTCAATCGACATCCAGGGAAAATCGAGCCTCGGCGACTATATGGTCATCGCCTCGGGCCGATCGCACCGTCATGTCTCGGCTGTCGCCGATCATCTCCTCAAGGCGCTGAAAGATGCCGGTCTCGGCAATGCGCGCGTCGAGGGGCTGGCCAGCGCCGACTGGGTCCTGATCGATTCGGGCGACATCATCGTCCATGTCTTCCGCCCCGAAGTCCGCGAATTCTACAATCTCGAAAAGATGTGGCAGGCGCCGGACCTCGAGGAAGAGACCTTGCACTGA
- the rlmH gene encoding 23S rRNA (pseudouridine(1915)-N(3))-methyltransferase RlmH, whose translation MKITVHAVGRMKTGPERELADRYFERFAKSGPAVGLEFAGIVEVPESRGQSADERRREEAQKLQGLLQAGTVLILLDERGKSLSSEDLAARIGQLRDGGRKSLVVAIGGADGHDKSLREQADLVLSFGALTWPHQLVRVMLGEQLYRIGTILAGHPYHRS comes from the coding sequence ATGAAGATCACCGTTCATGCCGTGGGCCGGATGAAGACCGGCCCCGAGAGAGAACTCGCCGACCGCTATTTCGAGCGCTTCGCCAAGAGCGGGCCCGCGGTCGGGCTGGAATTTGCCGGCATTGTCGAGGTCCCCGAAAGCCGCGGACAGAGCGCCGACGAGCGCCGCCGCGAGGAAGCCCAGAAGCTGCAGGGCCTGTTGCAGGCCGGAACTGTCCTCATCCTGCTTGATGAGCGCGGCAAGTCGCTTTCGTCGGAGGACCTTGCCGCCCGCATCGGCCAGTTGCGCGACGGCGGCCGCAAGTCGCTGGTCGTCGCCATTGGCGGCGCCGATGGCCATGACAAATCCTTACGCGAGCAGGCGGACCTGGTGCTGTCGTTCGGCGCGCTGACCTGGCCGCATCAGTTGGTGCGCGTGATGCTGGGCGAGCAGCTCTACCGGATCGGGACGATCCTGGCGGGTCATCCCTATCATCGGTCGTGA